Proteins from one Psychromonas sp. psych-6C06 genomic window:
- a CDS encoding tyrosine-protein phosphatase — MQIHPYDILTLENGAQLIFTPCPGTKDASLDASISTLKKAGTNMLLTLMFDEERHKNNAQSLPEQCAQHDIRWLQLPILDDAAPEKAFEDKWHQHKEEILQVIHNKGTVAVHCKGGSGRTGLVIGLILLAFGWPAEKVIKEVQALRPKALKYPVQLDYFNSYR, encoded by the coding sequence ATGCAAATACACCCTTACGATATTTTAACACTAGAGAATGGCGCTCAACTTATTTTCACCCCTTGCCCTGGCACTAAAGATGCTTCATTAGACGCCTCAATAAGTACATTAAAAAAGGCAGGCACAAACATGCTGTTAACGTTAATGTTTGATGAAGAGCGTCATAAAAATAATGCACAATCGTTACCAGAACAATGTGCACAGCATGATATTAGATGGTTACAACTGCCTATTTTAGATGATGCTGCGCCAGAAAAAGCATTTGAAGATAAGTGGCACCAACATAAAGAAGAGATCCTGCAAGTTATCCATAATAAAGGCACCGTTGCAGTACATTGTAAAGGTGGCTCAGGTCGAACTGGTTTGGTAATTGGTTTGATTCTTTTAGCCTTTGGTTGGCCTGCTGAAAAAGTGATTAAAGAAGTACAAGCGTTACGCCCTAAAGCGCTTAAATACCCAGTTCAACTCGATTACTTTAATTCATACCGATGA
- the arsB gene encoding ACR3 family arsenite efflux transporter yields MGIFERYLSVWVAISIATGVLLGLWQPAIFQQIANLEIAHVNIVIALCIWVMIYPMMVQIDFSAIKNVGKSPKGLILTVIVNWLIKPFTMAAIGWLFFRVFFIDFVDPASAQEYIAGMILLGVAPCTAMVFVWSQLTKGDPNYTLVQVSVNDIIMIFAFAPLSAFLLGVSDIQVPWETLLYSVILYVLLPLIAGVLTRKILNKRGSDALPSLLQKMKPWSMIGLLATVALLFGFQAETIIAQPLTILLIAIPLTLQTFAIFIITYAIAKWMKLAHNIAGPASLIGTSNFFELAVAVAISLFGLHSGAALATVVGVLVEVPIMLSLVAIINRTQHWFK; encoded by the coding sequence ATGGGGATATTTGAACGTTATCTTTCTGTCTGGGTAGCAATAAGTATCGCTACAGGCGTGTTATTGGGCTTATGGCAACCCGCTATTTTTCAACAAATTGCTAACTTAGAAATTGCGCATGTCAATATTGTGATTGCGCTTTGTATCTGGGTAATGATTTATCCAATGATGGTACAAATAGACTTTTCAGCGATTAAAAATGTAGGTAAAAGCCCTAAGGGACTTATTTTAACCGTGATCGTTAACTGGCTTATTAAGCCCTTTACGATGGCCGCAATTGGCTGGTTATTTTTCCGTGTTTTCTTTATCGACTTTGTAGACCCAGCTTCTGCCCAAGAATATATTGCAGGTATGATATTGCTCGGTGTTGCCCCCTGTACAGCCATGGTTTTTGTCTGGTCACAGCTTACGAAAGGCGATCCTAACTACACCCTAGTTCAAGTGTCTGTAAACGATATCATTATGATTTTTGCCTTTGCCCCACTTTCTGCCTTTTTACTTGGTGTCAGTGATATTCAGGTGCCTTGGGAAACCTTACTCTACTCTGTCATTTTGTATGTTCTATTACCGTTAATTGCCGGTGTATTAACCAGAAAAATACTCAATAAACGCGGTAGTGATGCGCTGCCGTCTTTACTGCAGAAAATGAAGCCTTGGTCGATGATCGGTTTATTAGCAACTGTCGCTTTACTCTTTGGTTTTCAAGCAGAAACGATTATTGCCCAACCACTCACCATCTTGTTGATCGCCATTCCACTCACACTTCAAACGTTTGCTATTTTCATTATCACTTATGCCATCGCAAAATGGATGAAATTAGCTCATAACATCGCAGGCCCAGCGAGTTTAATTGGTACCTCTAACTTCTTTGAGCTCGCAGTAGCCGTTGCTATTTCGCTCTTCGGCTTACACTCAGGCGCAGCACTTGCCACTGTCGTTGGTGTCTTAGTCGAAGTACCGATCATGCTTTCACTGGTTGCTATCATTAATCGCACACAACATTGGTTTAAATAA
- a CDS encoding metalloregulator ArsR/SmtB family transcription factor — translation MSQNKKISVLFLCTGNSARSQMAEALLRFKAADKFEVYSAGTHPEKIDERALNAIEVFGLSSKDLKSQNISEFSGKQFDYVITLCDKANNECRHYPGAIQQLAWDFPDPKTRLTDNPFISTLNELNSRISMFLLIVSKSDSNKETESTFDPISFYKCLTDDIRLKTLMLTHYHGELCVCELMHALQEDSQPKVSRNLAVLKKANILSTRKHGQWVFYRINYELPQWAKSVIAQTTENNCSLISESLQRLAKMQTRPNKVAICG, via the coding sequence ATGTCCCAAAATAAAAAAATAAGTGTTCTATTCCTATGTACAGGCAACTCTGCTCGCTCGCAAATGGCAGAAGCATTATTGCGCTTTAAGGCAGCTGATAAATTTGAGGTTTATAGTGCAGGCACTCACCCTGAAAAAATTGATGAGCGCGCGCTTAATGCAATTGAGGTTTTTGGCTTATCAAGCAAAGATCTTAAATCACAAAACATCAGTGAATTTTCAGGAAAGCAGTTTGATTACGTGATCACTCTTTGCGATAAAGCGAATAATGAATGTCGGCATTATCCAGGTGCCATACAACAATTAGCCTGGGATTTCCCAGATCCAAAAACACGTTTAACTGATAACCCTTTTATAAGCACACTGAATGAATTAAATAGCCGCATATCTATGTTTCTATTAATTGTATCTAAATCAGATTCGAATAAAGAAACAGAGTCAACTTTTGATCCGATCTCTTTTTATAAGTGTTTAACCGACGATATTCGTTTAAAGACGCTAATGCTCACCCATTACCATGGTGAGCTTTGCGTGTGTGAATTAATGCATGCGCTACAAGAAGATAGCCAACCGAAAGTTTCACGTAACCTCGCGGTATTAAAAAAAGCAAACATTCTCAGCACAAGAAAGCATGGACAATGGGTATTTTATCGCATTAATTATGAGTTACCACAATGGGCTAAATCCGTCATCGCACAAACAACAGAAAACAACTGTTCGCTTATCAGCGAGTCATTACAGCGTTTAGCAAAGATGCAAACTCGCCCTAATAAAGTCGCTATTTGTGGCTAA